In Deltaproteobacteria bacterium, the sequence TTCATGGTTGAGAGTATATGATTCAGATCGAAGATATTTATTCCCTCACAGATTTTCAGCGTAATGTTAAAACTCACCTGCGGACGATGAGAAAGACTGGTCGTCCGCAGGTGCTTACTGTCAACGGCAGAGCTGAACTCGTTGTGCAGGATGCTAAGGCTTATCAGAGGCTTCTCGACATGGTTGATCAAGCTGAAGCCATTGCGGGCATTCGCGCAGGCCTGGAGTCGATGAAGCGTGGAGCAGGACGACCCGCTGGCGAGGTTTTTGCGGGCATCC encodes:
- a CDS encoding type II toxin-antitoxin system Phd/YefM family antitoxin, which produces MIQIEDIYSLTDFQRNVKTHLRTMRKTGRPQVLTVNGRAELVVQDAKAYQRLLDMVDQAEAIAGIRAGLESMKRGAGRPAGEVFAGIRKKHKIPRSA